One Erysipelothrix amsterdamensis DNA window includes the following coding sequences:
- a CDS encoding sodium ion-translocating decarboxylase subunit beta codes for MLNILFDFLNQTGFAAMTLGQFVMIVIACTLLFLAIKKGYEPYLLIPIAFGMLLANLPLSGVMEEGGVLNLLYQGVHLGLFPPLIFMGVGAATDFGPLLSNPKSLILGAAAQFGIFFAFLGAIALGFNVMEASSIGIIGGADGPTALYLTSQLAPHLLGPIAVAAYSYMALVPVIQPPIIRALTSKEEREIKMVQLREVSKKEKILFPIVVTILVSLIVPSAAPLVGMLMFGNLIKEVGVVPNLVETAKNPLMYTITIFLGMTVGATANAETFLNTQTLGIIALGLVAFAVGTASGVIVAKIMNLFIKDKINPMIGAAGVSAVPMAARVVQVEGQKADPSNFLLMHAMGPNVAGVIGSAVAAGLLLTFFG; via the coding sequence ATGTTAAATATTCTATTTGATTTCTTAAATCAAACAGGTTTTGCTGCTATGACCTTAGGGCAATTTGTGATGATTGTTATCGCATGCACACTGTTATTCCTTGCGATTAAAAAGGGATATGAGCCTTATTTACTCATTCCAATTGCATTTGGTATGTTGCTTGCAAATTTACCGTTATCAGGGGTTATGGAAGAAGGCGGTGTTTTAAACCTTCTTTATCAAGGGGTTCACCTTGGTCTTTTCCCACCACTGATTTTTATGGGAGTTGGGGCGGCTACCGATTTTGGTCCGTTGCTTTCAAACCCTAAAAGTTTAATTCTGGGTGCTGCGGCACAGTTTGGAATTTTCTTCGCTTTCTTAGGTGCAATTGCACTTGGATTTAATGTGATGGAAGCATCCAGTATTGGAATTATTGGAGGTGCTGATGGACCAACAGCCCTTTACTTAACAAGTCAATTGGCACCACATTTATTGGGTCCTATTGCAGTTGCTGCTTACTCCTATATGGCGCTTGTACCCGTCATACAACCGCCAATCATTCGTGCTTTAACTTCAAAAGAAGAGCGCGAAATTAAAATGGTTCAACTTCGTGAAGTGTCTAAAAAAGAAAAAATTCTCTTCCCTATTGTTGTTACGATCTTAGTGTCACTCATCGTACCAAGTGCTGCACCTCTTGTGGGGATGTTGATGTTTGGAAACTTAATAAAAGAAGTCGGTGTTGTTCCCAATTTAGTTGAAACAGCTAAGAATCCTTTGATGTATACCATCACAATTTTCTTAGGAATGACAGTTGGTGCGACAGCGAATGCTGAAACCTTCCTTAATACACAAACTTTAGGGATTATTGCTTTAGGTCTTGTAGCCTTTGCTGTTGGAACAGCATCAGGGGTTATCGTTGCTAAAATAATGAATCTCTTTATTAAAGATAAAATCAACCCAATGATTGGTGCTGCAGGGGTTTCTGCAGTTCCAATGGCTGCACGTGTTGTACAAGTTGAGGGTCAAAAAGCAGATCCATCAAACTTTTTACTCATGCATGCAATGGGTCCTAATGTTGCAGGTGTCATCGGTTCTGCAGTTGCTGCAGGATTACTCCTCACATTTTTTGGATAA
- a CDS encoding IS3 family transposase (programmed frameshift), producing the protein MGTRTLHSYETKMKVIEMKLAGYSSRFIQTELGIKNVAQVKTWWRWYRNGEHYRFSQPVGKQYTFGKGPEGDTVEETQSLRIKSLEQQIELFKKVFGKRKDVVPEIIIKLVEEYRNTVSIKDILNLFGVPKSTYYRWTKKEQLESNNYSVNEALVIELCKENKFRYGYRKITALIRKERIINKNTVQKIMQKHQCQCRVKVKRYRKNKNPKIIMPNIINRDFKSLRPLEKLVTDITYIPYGHKMLYLSTIMDLYNGEIIASTLSDRQNLECVVDTLNQFPDIVQPCILHSDQGSVYTSKEYQLKVKNKSITMSMSRKGTPADNAPIESFHSSLKCETFELNPELKGSTKIVSQTVINYFKYYNENRIQEKLGYQSPVNYLSVDLVLTWFFL; encoded by the exons ATGGGAACACGAACTTTGCATAGCTATGAGACAAAGATGAAAGTTATAGAAATGAAATTGGCAGGATACTCAAGCAGGTTTATTCAGACTGAACTTGGAATAAAAAATGTAGCTCAAGTCAAAACATGGTGGAGATGGTATCGAAATGGTGAACACTATCGATTTTCTCAACCGGTAGGCAAGCAATATACTTTTGGAAAAGGGCCTGAAGGAGACACGGTCGAAGAAACACAAAGCCTTAGAATTAAATCTTTGGAGCAACAAATTGAACTAT TTAAAAAAGTATTTGGAAAGAGAAAGGATGTGGTTCCTGAAATAATCATCAAGCTCGTTGAAGAGTATCGCAACACTGTATCTATTAAAGATATCTTGAATCTTTTTGGGGTACCTAAGTCAACGTATTACCGTTGGACTAAAAAAGAGCAACTAGAGTCTAATAATTATTCTGTCAATGAAGCATTAGTAATTGAACTTTGTAAAGAAAATAAATTTCGCTACGGATATCGAAAAATAACTGCATTAATTCGAAAAGAAAGAATTATCAATAAGAACACTGTTCAAAAGATAATGCAGAAACATCAATGTCAATGCCGTGTTAAGGTCAAAAGGTATCGAAAAAACAAAAATCCGAAGATCATTATGCCCAATATCATTAATCGCGACTTTAAATCACTGCGTCCTCTAGAGAAATTGGTGACAGATATCACTTACATCCCTTATGGTCATAAGATGCTCTATTTATCTACGATCATGGATTTATATAATGGTGAGATTATTGCGTCTACACTGAGTGACAGACAAAACCTAGAATGTGTGGTTGATACATTAAATCAATTTCCGGATATCGTTCAGCCATGTATTCTTCATTCTGATCAAGGGAGTGTCTATACATCAAAAGAGTATCAACTCAAAGTAAAAAATAAAAGCATTACCATGAGTATGTCCCGTAAAGGTACGCCCGCTGATAATGCTCCTATCGAATCGTTTCATTCATCGCTAAAGTGTGAAACATTCGAATTAAACCCAGAACTAAAGGGTTCTACTAAAATTGTATCACAAACTGTGATAAACTATTTTAAATATTACAATGAAAATCGAATACAAGAAAAGCTAGGATATCAATCTCCCGTAAATTATCTATCGGTTGACCTCGTCCTAACTTGGTTTTTTCTTTAG
- a CDS encoding exo-alpha-sialidase, which produces MSKTMKRILAAIISLTVLLAYFYISAQAPEITRYTSKHNPALSQDENMNAWLSGYLRTHQSKLNQKAPLIDYKIETLKSIDPVAEEQGWWIFDVKLSTEATKRPDKLFKTLPLQNNTHYEYHLILYMNLENDVLRYHNDMTEKTYKEKHFPTTPDYETDPQASFYDDQNMFLRIRENEDSPWIETPVESDDFTTSSQGHFQEDKRIFSSKNHHEILNKKDGKVIVTATMDGGASWSSTTIFHEPPLSIITAAYLDFVNETGILALSSHVALNSEIVSYHYTLDNGKTWTSQPIPNYTNKITDASLSDPKTL; this is translated from the coding sequence ATGTCGAAAACAATGAAACGCATTCTCGCTGCCATTATATCTCTAACAGTTCTCTTGGCTTACTTCTATATAAGCGCCCAAGCACCTGAGATTACACGTTATACTTCAAAGCATAATCCCGCCCTAAGCCAAGATGAAAATATGAATGCATGGCTTAGTGGCTACCTTCGTACTCATCAATCAAAACTCAACCAAAAAGCTCCCTTGATTGATTATAAAATCGAAACTTTGAAATCGATAGATCCTGTAGCTGAAGAGCAAGGTTGGTGGATCTTTGATGTGAAACTTTCAACCGAAGCAACAAAACGACCGGATAAACTTTTTAAAACCTTGCCCTTACAAAATAACACTCACTACGAATACCACTTAATTCTATATATGAATTTGGAAAATGATGTACTGAGATATCATAACGATATGACTGAAAAAACCTATAAGGAAAAGCATTTCCCTACAACCCCGGATTACGAAACAGATCCTCAAGCATCTTTTTATGATGACCAGAATATGTTTTTGCGTATACGCGAAAATGAAGACAGTCCTTGGATTGAAACCCCGGTAGAATCAGACGACTTCACTACATCTTCGCAAGGTCATTTTCAAGAAGACAAGCGTATCTTCAGTTCAAAAAACCATCATGAAATTTTAAATAAGAAAGATGGCAAGGTTATCGTAACTGCAACAATGGATGGAGGCGCAAGCTGGTCCTCAACAACCATCTTTCATGAACCTCCATTATCAATTATTACTGCCGCTTATCTCGATTTCGTGAATGAGACAGGCATTCTTGCCTTGTCCAGTCATGTCGCATTAAACTCAGAAATTGTAAGTTATCATTATACTTTGGACAATGGTAAAACATGGACTTCACAACCCATCCCAAACTATACCAACAAGATAACTGATGCATCCCTAAGTGACCCTAAAACACTTTAG
- a CDS encoding DNA alkylation repair protein, with the protein MKTWTVESVVLYLDDFKNESRRKTLMKQGANDKTAGVPLGIMRKLAKEIGKDHQLALSLWELNIIDYQLLAVLLFDPNELDEVTVFKFLNEIQVMTLQEDLIFRCLVFSQDKDVWVERLKFETADHLGRAYWTFVVDAIKRKQKSELELMALLDEIEVNLVHAHPLTQWMMNRALCEIGFGYSEFVDRAYEIGEASAVYKDMKVAKGCTSAYAPYWMDAVLKRNV; encoded by the coding sequence ATGAAAACGTGGACCGTTGAATCCGTTGTTTTGTATTTAGATGATTTTAAAAATGAGAGTCGACGTAAGACCTTGATGAAACAAGGTGCAAATGATAAAACGGCGGGAGTTCCTTTAGGAATTATGCGCAAATTGGCAAAAGAAATTGGGAAGGACCACCAATTAGCTTTATCTTTATGGGAACTTAACATTATTGATTATCAATTGCTTGCGGTACTTCTTTTTGATCCCAATGAGCTGGATGAAGTGACCGTTTTTAAATTTCTCAATGAGATTCAGGTTATGACGCTTCAGGAGGACCTTATTTTTCGATGTCTTGTTTTCTCACAAGATAAAGATGTGTGGGTTGAGCGTTTGAAGTTTGAGACTGCAGATCATTTAGGGCGTGCTTATTGGACTTTTGTTGTGGATGCAATTAAGCGAAAGCAGAAATCAGAGCTTGAACTCATGGCTTTATTGGATGAGATTGAAGTGAATTTAGTTCATGCGCATCCCTTAACGCAATGGATGATGAATCGAGCTCTATGTGAGATTGGCTTTGGTTATTCTGAATTTGTGGATAGAGCTTATGAGATTGGTGAAGCATCTGCGGTCTATAAAGATATGAAAGTAGCTAAAGGATGTACATCAGCGTATGCGCCTTATTGGATGGATGCGGTTTTAAAACGGAATGTGTAA
- a CDS encoding CBS domain-containing protein: MTTLNNINSKHLNEAPYTSIAFLLKPKGLIGYITNTASVRQALEKMRFHGYTAMPVITEDGQFYGTINEGDFLWYLIHEQITDMKDVEEVYLKDIMRHSWNPPVTIDVDLTYVLERILDQNFVPVVDDRNKFMGIITRKSVLMYYQDMNR, encoded by the coding sequence ATGACAACATTAAATAATATTAATTCAAAGCATTTAAATGAAGCACCTTATACAAGTATTGCATTTTTATTAAAACCTAAAGGCTTGATTGGATATATTACAAATACCGCAAGTGTTCGACAAGCGTTAGAGAAAATGAGGTTCCATGGCTATACTGCGATGCCTGTAATTACAGAAGATGGTCAATTTTATGGAACGATAAATGAAGGTGACTTTCTTTGGTATTTAATTCATGAACAAATAACGGACATGAAAGATGTTGAAGAAGTGTATTTAAAAGATATTATGCGTCATTCTTGGAATCCACCGGTAACCATTGATGTTGATTTAACTTATGTTTTAGAACGTATTTTAGATCAAAACTTTGTACCCGTTGTGGATGATCGTAATAAATTTATGGGGATTATTACGCGTAAATCAGTACTAATGTATTATCAAGATATGAATCGGTAG
- a CDS encoding DUF4256 domain-containing protein yields the protein MNQKELLISLQERFEMNEHRHPTIVWDDVLEGIQSNSHVLDSLLWMEETQGEPDLFVLDDGSWIYMDCAPESPVERRSLCYDALALEQRKKNKPSGSAVQIAQEAGVRLLDETLYRFLQNHDVVDQKTSSWIETPAKIRNLGGALFGDYRYGTVFIYHNGADSYYAARGFRTYLKIK from the coding sequence ATGAATCAAAAGGAATTGCTTATAAGTTTACAAGAACGGTTTGAAATGAATGAACACCGTCATCCTACGATTGTTTGGGATGATGTTCTTGAAGGGATTCAGTCAAATTCACACGTTTTAGATTCGCTTTTATGGATGGAAGAAACGCAAGGGGAACCGGATTTGTTTGTTTTGGATGACGGTTCATGGATATACATGGATTGTGCTCCAGAAAGTCCTGTAGAGCGACGTAGCTTGTGTTATGACGCTTTAGCCTTAGAACAACGCAAGAAGAATAAACCGAGCGGCAGTGCCGTTCAAATTGCGCAGGAGGCAGGGGTGCGTTTGTTGGATGAGACGCTTTACCGCTTTCTACAAAATCATGATGTCGTTGATCAGAAAACATCATCGTGGATTGAAACACCCGCAAAAATCCGTAATCTCGGAGGTGCTTTATTTGGAGATTACCGCTATGGTACAGTGTTTATTTATCATAACGGCGCAGATTCCTATTATGCAGCTCGAGGATTTAGAACTTATTTAAAAATAAAATAA
- a CDS encoding polysaccharide lyase family 8 super-sandwich domain-containing protein: MRKPVMFLLTLLLTVTLFPTQQRIEALDVGQPASAAEYFVNSDFSLTENVVPMDESNKTNNKDIGFWSNDLKPQGWMFERYSSSSLDRSQYKADLDQGVMTASSNSQYQTPMSFFKPEKKIKAKPNTTYIVKGSYKTDFKIIANGKPAVVNLNIDQYNQNTLIKPSIEFELPAAPTWTDFEHEFKIESATDFLPVFKFAFIKGSYSIKNISLKEKEIASDIKLTDLNVVQDEMTLAPQAQSVIKPVVEPSDYPVDRLEWSSSNLAIATVDAQGVVTGVSEGLSVITVSDSKSGLNKQINVNVRAPKDTNLFAKNILENGSFEKLVKAPNKGNTSAGNWHQDVGFWDQDLKPESWVFERYKSSNLDASYYSAEMVKSDVKDGSYAAKINLARNDQSALSFFKPQKRYDVKPETTYVYEGWFKTQDLETLNSAQARINLQVDGYAANKFSGVVHADTINASDQWIRFKVEFKTDDKTTQILPVFRMHNTKGSYFLDDLMLYEKPIGATSIQLNDDALDIALNQKVLLPVVTEPNAINKKTLEWSSSDESIVLVDQGSIVGLKAGSAKIRVSSAFDPTIYDEMTVTVLNTNSLPIQSISVASNSIQLDENQLQYLEFEMSPVHANYKDLSFVSKNKNVVAVTEEGLLLPQKQGVTEVQILFGNNVLKIINVEITPSQKNADMQSMIHQWQKRYIGDSSISSSLKDSFKDKVIREGESLYSSMKKTNDYREDLWDNTSATKSSNMTKQFRNLKAVVLAYQMPESTLYQQRDVYEEIVSGMEHLYKVFSYNGNQSVFEGNWWDYQIGSAKAITDSLILLADYMPHQRLESLVNVVESYVPNAVDQMSKKGDIATGANRTDLAMSLLGTALLSEDVSKLERLQNDLVPLFELATSEDGIYEDGSMVQHKTIPYTGGYGSVYLEGVSSLLTLLQPSPWKLDESTYQTLFPVLERGFISMLHEGQLMAMVQGRGMSRAPELMKSSSAYGGGFSMLGNLLFVSEIAPDLFRDKVESVTALWYPNIEKAINPLDHVRDMKHAEQITKALNTQSDPVELEKKVSIFSAMDRVAVHHERYTLGLSMYSNRIANFESFSGENGKGWYTGDGMYYLYTHDDRQFGVSYWPTVNPYRLPGVTLDTRELALSSGERLLSPQSFVGGVEQGSNGTAVMNLDKSNFNQQDLTAQKSYLFLNDKVVLMGSKIQGNSPETIETIFENRIIDTQIGDQFSINGKLMTDTQQKMTVTPNMWAHYESKQHNDAIGYVFLEEAPITFEYETRKGTYKSINTLFGNDKEYENEFVSIRQNHSSKAENDSYAVMILPQYNQAETASLSQANPIHIVRNDASMHAVYDAEQQIIAVNVFEEDQLSLDFDGLPIKELNLKPGSYVFHYEKGILTVSASDPSQAVDTVDVEVVLKDKDIMMRSKSDVKVLTFDLNPKNGQTRTQTVELVKDDNNGNGGITPEKPEVKPEEKPGETPNEKPDVKPGDNKPGDGNGSSNSETDASNDESHLPSTGRAQDMPGFVFLMIGMGVLMILESRRKHQS; encoded by the coding sequence ATGAGAAAACCCGTTATGTTTTTACTCACGCTGCTTCTCACCGTTACGTTGTTCCCAACCCAACAACGTATTGAAGCGTTGGATGTTGGGCAACCCGCTTCAGCAGCTGAGTATTTCGTCAATTCTGATTTTTCATTGACCGAAAATGTTGTCCCAATGGATGAAAGCAACAAAACAAACAATAAAGATATTGGTTTTTGGTCCAATGATCTTAAACCACAAGGATGGATGTTTGAACGTTACAGCAGCTCATCCCTCGATCGTTCTCAATATAAGGCTGATCTAGATCAAGGTGTGATGACCGCTTCGTCAAACAGTCAATACCAAACACCAATGTCTTTTTTCAAACCTGAGAAGAAAATAAAGGCAAAACCCAATACAACTTATATTGTGAAAGGGTCCTATAAAACTGATTTTAAAATCATTGCGAATGGTAAACCTGCAGTCGTTAACTTGAATATTGATCAATATAATCAAAACACATTGATTAAACCATCAATCGAGTTCGAACTTCCTGCCGCACCTACCTGGACTGATTTTGAACATGAATTTAAAATTGAGTCTGCGACAGACTTCTTACCCGTTTTTAAATTCGCATTTATCAAAGGATCTTATTCAATAAAAAATATATCTCTGAAAGAAAAAGAAATCGCATCGGATATTAAACTTACAGATTTGAATGTTGTGCAAGATGAAATGACACTCGCACCGCAAGCACAATCTGTGATTAAACCTGTTGTTGAACCGAGTGATTATCCTGTTGATCGTTTGGAATGGTCATCCAGTAATCTTGCGATCGCAACCGTTGATGCACAAGGTGTTGTGACTGGAGTTTCTGAAGGACTCAGTGTCATTACGGTTTCAGACTCTAAAAGTGGATTAAATAAACAAATTAATGTAAATGTTCGTGCTCCAAAAGATACGAATCTATTTGCGAAAAATATTTTAGAAAATGGAAGCTTTGAAAAACTCGTCAAAGCACCCAATAAAGGCAATACAAGCGCCGGAAATTGGCATCAAGATGTTGGTTTTTGGGATCAAGACTTAAAACCTGAATCATGGGTTTTTGAACGCTACAAATCGTCAAATTTAGATGCATCGTACTACAGTGCTGAGATGGTCAAATCCGACGTCAAAGATGGATCGTATGCTGCGAAAATTAATTTAGCGCGTAATGATCAAAGTGCTTTAAGTTTCTTTAAACCACAAAAACGTTATGATGTGAAACCCGAGACAACGTATGTGTACGAGGGTTGGTTTAAAACTCAAGATCTTGAAACATTAAATTCAGCACAAGCGCGCATTAATTTACAAGTAGATGGCTATGCAGCAAATAAATTTTCTGGCGTAGTTCATGCGGATACCATTAATGCATCCGATCAATGGATTCGTTTTAAAGTTGAATTCAAGACGGATGATAAAACAACACAAATCTTACCGGTATTCCGTATGCATAATACGAAAGGATCTTATTTCCTGGATGACCTCATGCTTTATGAAAAGCCAATCGGGGCAACATCAATTCAATTGAACGATGATGCGCTCGATATCGCATTAAATCAAAAAGTATTATTACCTGTTGTTACCGAACCGAATGCAATCAATAAAAAAACTTTAGAATGGTCATCAAGTGATGAATCGATTGTTCTTGTTGATCAAGGTTCAATCGTAGGTCTTAAAGCGGGAAGCGCAAAAATTCGTGTCAGCTCTGCATTTGATCCAACCATTTATGATGAAATGACCGTTACGGTGTTAAATACGAATTCTTTACCGATTCAGTCGATCTCAGTAGCATCTAATTCGATTCAACTTGATGAAAACCAACTTCAGTATCTTGAATTTGAAATGTCTCCTGTTCATGCAAACTACAAAGACTTGAGTTTTGTTTCTAAAAACAAAAATGTTGTAGCTGTGACTGAGGAAGGTTTGCTTCTGCCTCAAAAACAAGGTGTAACAGAAGTTCAAATATTATTTGGAAACAACGTTTTAAAAATAATTAACGTTGAAATTACACCGTCTCAAAAAAATGCTGATATGCAATCAATGATTCATCAATGGCAAAAACGATATATAGGAGACAGTAGTATTTCAAGTTCTCTTAAAGATTCGTTTAAAGATAAAGTCATTCGCGAAGGTGAATCACTTTATAGTAGTATGAAAAAAACAAATGATTATAGAGAAGATCTCTGGGATAATACCAGTGCTACAAAGTCTTCGAATATGACTAAACAATTCCGTAATCTAAAAGCTGTGGTTCTTGCATATCAAATGCCTGAATCCACCTTATACCAACAAAGAGATGTCTATGAAGAAATTGTTTCAGGAATGGAACATCTTTATAAAGTTTTTAGTTATAACGGAAACCAATCGGTATTTGAAGGAAACTGGTGGGATTATCAAATTGGAAGTGCGAAAGCAATTACTGATAGTTTAATTCTACTCGCCGATTACATGCCACATCAACGACTTGAATCTTTGGTTAATGTCGTAGAAAGCTATGTACCAAATGCTGTTGATCAAATGAGTAAAAAAGGTGATATCGCAACGGGGGCAAACCGAACGGACTTAGCAATGAGTTTACTTGGGACTGCTTTATTAAGTGAAGATGTTTCTAAATTGGAAAGACTTCAAAACGATTTAGTTCCTTTATTTGAACTGGCAACTTCAGAAGATGGTATTTATGAAGATGGCTCAATGGTTCAACATAAAACAATTCCTTATACTGGAGGATATGGTTCTGTATATTTAGAAGGTGTTTCAAGTCTTCTTACCTTACTTCAACCAAGCCCATGGAAATTAGATGAATCAACATATCAAACATTATTCCCTGTATTAGAGCGTGGATTTATCAGCATGCTTCATGAAGGTCAACTAATGGCAATGGTGCAAGGACGCGGAATGTCTCGTGCACCTGAACTGATGAAATCTTCCAGTGCTTATGGTGGTGGGTTCAGTATGCTTGGGAACTTGCTTTTTGTAAGTGAGATTGCTCCGGATTTATTTAGAGATAAAGTTGAAAGTGTTACAGCGCTTTGGTATCCAAACATTGAGAAAGCCATCAATCCGCTTGATCATGTTCGGGATATGAAACATGCTGAACAAATTACAAAAGCTTTAAATACACAAAGTGATCCTGTGGAACTTGAGAAGAAAGTTTCGATTTTCTCTGCAATGGATCGTGTTGCTGTGCATCATGAGCGTTATACTTTAGGATTGAGTATGTACTCAAATCGTATTGCGAACTTCGAATCATTCAGTGGCGAAAACGGAAAAGGATGGTACACTGGAGACGGTATGTACTACCTCTATACCCATGATGATCGTCAATTTGGAGTTAGTTATTGGCCAACGGTTAATCCATATCGTTTACCGGGTGTAACCTTAGATACACGTGAGCTTGCTTTAAGCAGTGGCGAACGTTTGCTCTCACCACAAAGTTTTGTAGGGGGTGTTGAACAAGGTTCTAATGGTACAGCTGTGATGAACTTAGATAAATCAAACTTTAACCAACAAGATCTCACTGCACAAAAATCGTATCTCTTTTTAAATGATAAAGTTGTGCTTATGGGAAGTAAGATTCAAGGAAACTCTCCTGAGACAATTGAAACGATTTTTGAAAATCGTATTATCGATACACAGATTGGTGATCAATTCTCAATTAATGGGAAACTCATGACGGACACTCAACAAAAAATGACCGTCACACCGAATATGTGGGCACACTACGAATCAAAACAACATAATGATGCAATTGGTTATGTTTTCTTAGAAGAAGCACCCATTACGTTTGAATATGAAACACGTAAAGGTACGTATAAATCAATAAACACATTGTTTGGTAATGATAAAGAATATGAAAATGAATTTGTATCAATTCGTCAAAACCATTCATCTAAAGCAGAAAATGATTCCTATGCTGTTATGATCTTACCGCAATACAATCAAGCAGAAACAGCGTCATTAAGTCAAGCTAATCCAATTCATATTGTGAGAAATGATGCGTCAATGCATGCTGTGTATGATGCAGAACAACAAATTATTGCAGTGAACGTCTTTGAAGAAGATCAACTATCCCTTGATTTTGATGGACTTCCAATCAAGGAACTTAACCTTAAACCAGGCTCATATGTGTTCCATTATGAGAAGGGGATCTTAACGGTGAGTGCAAGTGATCCATCACAAGCAGTTGATACAGTAGATGTTGAAGTTGTATTAAAAGATAAAGACATCATGATGCGTTCAAAATCAGATGTAAAAGTACTGACATTTGATTTAAATCCCAAAAATGGACAAACACGTACTCAAACTGTAGAACTTGTTAAGGATGATAACAATGGCAACGGCGGTATTACACCTGAAAAACCAGAAGTAAAACCCGAAGAAAAGCCAGGAGAAACACCTAACGAAAAACCAGACGTGAAGCCTGGAGACAATAAACCAGGTGATGGTAATGGATCATCAAATTCGGAAACGGATGCTTCTAACGATGAAAGTCATTTACCGTCAACAGGTCGTGCTCAAGACATGCCAGGATTTGTATTTCTCATGATTGGTATGGGCGTATTGATGATTTTAGAATCTCGTCGAAAACATCAATCTTAA
- the brnQ gene encoding branched-chain amino acid transport system II carrier protein, translated as MQKLSRKNTLFVSLTLFSLFFGAGNLIFPPFLGESSGTHTLVSLAGFYITAVCFPIFAVIAISQNRGLYPLASKVHPKFALIFTFLIYLSIGPLLGIPRAGSLPFEMAVAPFLGVYASYQQLGLFIFTAIFFIAAYYISKNPTKLVDRMGKLLTPLLLILMLIVFVGSFIKPFNGFTSASGNYQTTPFVQGFLDGYLTMDTIAALNFGLVISLIIKDLGITDEKDVVKNTVRAGMFAGVLLVAVYGALAYLGALSGTIYGFSEHGAQTLANIIIHIFGPVGVILLAIIFTLACLTTSVGLITSCSQYFSSKTKYSYKSWVLGITVWSFVTSNLGLSKILQISVPLLEAIYPIAMVLIVLSFLELFWNVKQSVYQITIGVTTLMSLLSIFDTYFFTSVSLLSRIPLNSHGLAWVVPTLISLVAIQIYSLFD; from the coding sequence ATGCAGAAATTGTCTCGTAAGAATACATTATTCGTATCATTAACATTATTTTCACTGTTTTTTGGTGCTGGAAATCTCATTTTCCCACCCTTTTTAGGTGAATCATCAGGGACACATACTTTAGTGTCGTTAGCAGGTTTTTATATTACAGCAGTTTGTTTTCCCATTTTCGCAGTCATTGCAATATCTCAAAATCGCGGTTTATATCCGCTTGCTTCAAAAGTTCATCCTAAATTTGCTTTGATTTTTACTTTTTTAATCTATCTTTCAATCGGTCCACTTTTAGGAATTCCAAGAGCGGGAAGTTTACCTTTTGAAATGGCGGTTGCTCCTTTTCTCGGTGTTTACGCATCCTATCAACAATTAGGACTTTTTATATTTACGGCAATCTTTTTTATCGCTGCTTATTATATTTCAAAAAATCCTACGAAGTTGGTGGATCGTATGGGGAAACTTCTTACACCACTTTTACTTATTTTGATGTTAATTGTATTTGTAGGGAGTTTCATAAAACCATTTAATGGCTTTACATCAGCAAGTGGGAATTATCAAACAACTCCTTTTGTTCAAGGCTTTCTTGATGGTTATCTAACGATGGATACCATTGCAGCGTTGAATTTTGGACTTGTTATTTCACTAATTATCAAAGATCTTGGAATCACCGATGAAAAAGACGTCGTAAAAAATACAGTACGTGCGGGAATGTTTGCAGGTGTTTTATTAGTTGCTGTTTACGGTGCATTAGCATATCTTGGAGCCTTAAGTGGAACAATTTATGGTTTTTCTGAACACGGTGCTCAAACGCTTGCGAATATTATCATTCATATATTTGGACCCGTTGGCGTCATTCTCTTAGCAATTATTTTTACTTTAGCTTGTCTCACAACTTCTGTTGGATTGATTACTTCTTGCAGTCAATATTTCTCATCAAAAACTAAGTATTCGTATAAGTCTTGGGTCTTGGGTATCACAGTATGGAGTTTTGTAACGTCAAATCTTGGTTTAAGTAAAATTTTACAGATTTCGGTGCCACTTTTGGAGGCAATTTACCCAATAGCAATGGTTCTTATCGTACTCAGTTTTCTCGAATTGTTTTGGAATGTAAAACAGTCTGTGTATCAAATTACGATTGGCGTCACGACCTTGATGTCATTATTATCGATTTTTGATACTTACTTTTTCACAAGCGTATCGTTACTTAGCCGAATTCCTTTAAATTCTCATGGTTTGGCATGGGTTGTTCCAACTTTAATTTCGCTTGTAGCCATTCAGATTTATAGTTTATTCGATTAA